The genomic DNA CAGAACTCAAGCCCATTCATCCGTGGCATCGAAAAGTCCGTGATGATGAGATCCGGCTTCAGCACGGCTGCCAGTGCCAGCGCCTTCTCGCCATCAGGAGCGCTAGTGACGGAATAACCGAGTTGCTCCAAGAACTCAGCGTAGATCTCGACTACATCCAAGTCATCATCCACCAACAGGATACTGTACATAGGAACCCCACCTTTTTTCCGGAACGGTCGCGCCGTCCGCCATCACTCGGATCGGTCCCTCATGCCGCGAATGTGAACAGCAAGCGGCTCTGCACACCGCTCGTCATGGCTAGGAACAGTGTCTAGATCATTTGGAGAGGTATGCTTTTGCCTGGCCAGGAGAGGACATGAGGCCGAACGAGCGCGAGGCATGGGAGCGGCGCATCCATGACCTCTGGAGGCAAGGAGAGGTGGGAACCGCCGTCGAAGTAGCCCTCTCGGCCTATAGGCCGGAGTACTTGAAGCTCCTGAATTCAATCCTCCACGATCGGGAACGGAGCCAGGAAGCCTACAGCTCCCTGAGCGAGGCCCTGCTGAGAGACTTGCCAGCCTTCCGCTGGGAGTGCTCGTTTCGGACTTGGTCGTACCGAGTGGCCCGCAACGTTGGCTATCGCCTCCTCGCTTCGCCGATGAGACGCGAGCAGCCCGTGAGCCATGGGGCCTTCGCGCACGAGGTTCAGCCCGAACGCTCCGGGACTGATCCTTGGCTCCGGACGCAGGTCAAGGACCACTTCCGAGCCTTGCGCGAGCAGCTCCATCCCCATGAACAACGAATCCTGACGCTCCGAGTAGACCAGCGGATGTCCTGGACCGAGGTAGCAAGGGCGATGGCAGGCTCAGATGAGTCCCTGAACACTGCGGACCTCATGCGCCGGGCGACCGTCCTGCGTCAGCAGTTCCAGCGGATCAAAAACCGCCTCCGGGAGCTCGCCGAGCAGGACGGCCTGCTCTCTCAGGAGGATCAACCCTTGTAGCGGGCTCAAGTCCGCTCAAGCACCCAGGTGGGCAGCGCCTCGATGAAGCGCTTGTCCGGCGAGTCAGGCAGGTCGCCGTAGGCCAGCGAGAACTCGTGGAGCGCGGCCCCGGCAAGCCCGTGGGCCACCTGCCGCGCGTATTCTATCGAGCCGTACCGGTCCATCCGCTCCCGGACCCAACGAATGTCCTCTAAGGTCCGCGCAGCGCGTGGAGAGCCGAGCATGCGCGACAGCAGGACGCGCTCCTCCGCATTCGCGGCGCCGAGCAGATGGATGAGCATCAGCGTACGCTTGCCCTCCAGGATGTCGCCGTTGATTTCCTTGCCGTAGCGAGCCTCGTCGCCCACGAGGTTCAAGAGATCATCTTGGATCTGGAAGGCGGCGCCAACGAAGAAACCGAAGCGGAGGTAGCGGTCGAGCCCCACTCCATCACGCGTGCCGATGAGGGCGCCCACTCGCAGTGGGTAGATGGTGCTGTACCAGCAGGTCTTCTTCAGGACCATTCGCAGATAGTCGGCCTCCCCCAGCTCGATGACATTATGCTGGCGCCACCAAAGTTCGAGCGCTTGCCCCTCTACGGACTCGCGAGCCATACGCTCTGCCTCTTCCAGAACCCGCAGGGCGAGTCGAGAGCCCAACGCTTCGACATTCTCGATGAGCGGGCGCAGGCTCAGGACGGCCAGCGCGTCCCCCACGTTGACTGCGATGGGGACCCCGTGGCGCAAATGCAGGGTGGGGCTCCCTCGCCTCGCCTCGCTCTCGTCTTCCACGTCGTCGTGGACGAGGAAGGCGTTGTGGAGCAGTTCAAGGGCCACTGCAGAGTTCAGGGCTTCCGAGGGGCGGGCCCCGAATGCGCGCGCGGTGGCGAGACAGAGGCTGGCCCGGAGCGAGCGTCCTCCCCTCTCGGGATAATCCGCCACGAGCGCGTCGAACCCCTCATGGGCTCGTCCGCCCCGAAGGTACTCCTTCATCCGAGCCTGGGACGCGGCTCCGTACTCCGCGAGCCGCTCCCGAACGAACGAGGCAGTAGCAGCCATCACGGGCTCCCATCACTCGGAAGGATTCTCACCGCGAGGGTACCGCGCGGCAGGCTCGTTCGCTCATCGATGATGACGCCACTGTAGTTTCCCGCTGGCTGGCTGTCCTGAATGTGGATGCGGAGAAGGACCCGGTCCTCCGCCGGAAACCCTTCGATGGCGATGCCCGTCAGGCGTGGCTTGTCCGGCTCAGGTGAGCGCAAATCGAGCACCCTAAGCGGAAGACTCGCCGACTGGGGACGTAAGTCGATCGAGAGTTCGATGCGCCGTGTGGACTGGATGTCCAGAGAAAACCCCAGCAGGGTCGCGGCGTCGGCTTCCCGCCCCGCTGAAGCCGCCTGCGACGAGACCGCTCCGGATGCCACCCGAGGCTCTGGTTCGCAACCTGCCGAGAACGGACCTGCTGTCCCCGAGGCGGGAGTGCCGCCCGGAGCTTGCATAGGGGGACGCCCTGCTCCGAACCTCTCCATCATCTCCAGCCACAGGCTCGCGAAGTCCGAGAAGCTCTGCACCATGGCCCCTATGCGCCGCGGGAGTTCCTCATGGGGCATCGCTCCACCCAGGTAGGGAGGCCACAGGGCGCGCGCCACGTTCTGTCCCTCGTGCATGTACTCATCCATCACCCGGTAGCCCATCTCCACGCCGCGGGAGATGGGCTCGCTGGGCGGCACACCTCCTCCCGGCGGCGCGGAGGAACCCGAGGTCCAGGGAGGTCCGAAAGGTCCCGGCGCTCCGAACAACGTCCACCAGTTCCGGATGGGCTGCGTGCGCTCGGGCTCCGGTCTCTTAACTCTCTCGCGGGAATCCATGGGCTTCTCCGTCGGAATGAAGGGACATCAGGGGTGATCGAACCCGATGATCTCGTCCAGGCGCGGTGCCCCCGAGATCGCATGGGCCGCCAGGCGACCCGACATCACGGCGGCCTCGACACACCCTTCGTTGAAGCCACAGTCCGTCCAGTCTCCCGCGACGGTGAGGTTGTCATAGGTGTTGTCCAGCGGGGAAACGCGGAAGCGCAGGCTCCCGGGTAATGAGAGGGTGTAACGATCCGTGGGGCTTACGTTCGCCGTCCAGTACTGCGAGCGAAAGCGCTCCTCGCCCTCCGCGAGCGGAGTCGCATCCGGCTGCCCGCCGGGATCCATGAGCAGGTCCCACCGGAACTCGCCTGGCACCCGGCAGGCCCAGGGCCACAGGTGGACAATGTCCTTGTTGAGGAAGTGGACGCAGTGACGTCGCACCCGCTCGTGCTGCGCCTCCGGAAAATTGGGACTGTCGCGCTCCTCTTCGGGCGGATCCGGCAACACGCTGCAGAAGTAGGCGATGGAACGAGGAGCCCGGGGCCAGCTCTCCTCCGAAGCGAGGTGGGACATGTCCGCCCATGTATCGAAGGGCTCGATGAAGCCCGAGATGTTGATCGGCGGCTCAGTCCATCCGAGTTCCCTCATCCCGGCGCTCATCCAGATCTGGAAGGCCTGGGTCGGCACAGACTTGACGCGCTCGACCATCTGGCGCCAGCGAGCATCCCGTTCCACCAGTTCCCTGCACACGTGACGGACCGCCCCGCCGCCCACCCCGAGGATGGCGAGATCGAAATCCTCGCCCATGCGCAGGGTCCGGCTCCTCACCTTCCGCCGATCCCAGTGAGACTCGAACTTCCACCCCTCCTGCCGGAGCCGCTCGCCGTCTACGAGCTGCCGGTAGTCGGGCTGCGCGGGCCAGCAGGGCAGCCCTCGCACGTCGACGAGCGGCTGGTACTCACCTCCCCCGAGCACCTCGGCCTGCACGTCGAACTCGAGTGCCTCTACATACGGGTGCTCCCCCACTCCGAGCCGTGCCGGGTCCACGAGCCGGACACTCTCCAGCCTGTGGAAGAACTCGAACCGGACGCCTCGCCGCGTCAACACCTCGTAGAAAGGGGCGAAGACCACGTCCCCCATCCCCGCCCGCATCTTCCAAAAGAAGGCGCCGCGGTAGGTGAAGAAGGCGCGGAGGGCACCACGCAAGGCCTGCCCGGCGGCGATTGCGGGCCGCTTCACATCGCCCTCCTCGTAGGCAAAGGCGAGATCATAGAGCGCCCGGACGAAAGCGCTGTTGATCGAGCCCTCAGAGGCTCCATGGAGGCGCAGCCACTCCCGGCAGTCGTAGTCGTTGATAGCGTCGAACCCTCGGGGATCATTCAGGAGCCCGGAGCGAAGTGTGCCCCTGACAACCGCCAGCACCAGGTCGATGATCTCCCAGAGGCGACGCAGTTCATCATCGCCCGTGACCAAGCGCTCGAATTGGCTGCGAAGAGCCGAGGCGACCGTGTCATGGAACTGGAGGAGCAGATTCTCTGGGTAGCGGCGCAGCCTCCCGAGCACGCCCTCCATGAGCCCAAGGGCCTCCACCACGGCGGCCAGCGTCGCGAACTGGCCCAGCTTGAGCAGGCGCGACATCGACTCCAGTAGGGCTTCGGGAGCTCCCGATCCCACACGCGAGGTTGCGCCCGTTCCGGGCGGCGCTCGGCCCCCAGGCACCTGCACCGCGACCAGCAGGGTGCGCACCAGTTCCAGACTCCGCGCTAGGTAGTCGGCGATCGTCCATTTTGGAAACGTGTTCCCGGGGTCTCCCGGGAGCCCCTCGAAGGGAGGAAGGTGGACCTTCCACGGTGACCAGCGTCCGCTGGGCGACCAGTCCGCCACTCCCGTGAAGTGATCCGGAAAGAAGGCGTCCCGCCAGTCAGCTATGGGACAGGTGGCGGGGCTCCGCTTCAGCTCGCCATAACACTCTCGTAGCAAGCGGAAGGCATTTTCATAGAACCCCATCCACAGGTGGAGGCCGTGCTCATGGATGCGGTCGGCCGGCCCACGGCCCGACGCGCCCTTGCCCCCGAGCCTCCAACCTAGCTGGTACAGGGTAACCCGGTACTTGCCCTCGTGTTCGGGCCTCGTGAGTTCGAAGGCTGCGGTGATGCCCGCACAACCTCCTCCCACGATCGCGACTTCCACAGGATGCTTCCGGATCATCGGCCCCCCCGGGATGATACTCACATTGAGAAGATCTCTCTCTGATCTGTCAATTGCCTGCGGGGCCCGCCGCCCATGTATGTCCATTCACAGACACTTCAGGTGCTGAAAGATCTTCCAGGGACACACCCTCGAACGCGAGTATGAAGTCCGGCCCATAGACTCGAGCCGGTGTCTGGAATCCCACCTCCAGGTCGCCCGCGAGGACACGCTCCACGATGGCCAGCCCTGTGGTGCAAGTGAATGTATAGACTTCCGGTGTCCGGAGGCGGCTCTGGAAGCAGTGGCCCCTTTCATCCTCCGCCTCCGCCACAATGATGCCGTGGCCTGCAGCGCGCTGCGCCTCGGTAGGCCCTTGCGGCATCACTCTCGCCAGGGCCTCCAGCCAGACATGCCCTGCTTCTGTCGCGAGCATGCCGCCGAAGCAACGGTTTGCCATCAACATCATCTGGAAGGAAGGAATGGCCTCACAAAACACCGTGATATCTGGAATACCTGTCGAGTAATATGCGGTACAGACATCCCCCCAGCTCACGGCGATGCTCGGACGCGGTCCTTGCCCGTAGTCGAACGCTCTAACGAGCGTACCGGGGGGAATGCCTCTGAGTTCCCCCCTTCGCCGGATGCTAACCGTCTGCCCGACTCCCTCGGCGACGGTCCGGAACGAGCCGCGGGAGATTCCCTCAAGCCCGGAGATTCCGATCGCAAGGCGCCGGGCTCCTCGGCCCCTGCGTGCCACGTGCAAAGCAAGACAATCCGACGGGACGACATCGAAGCCGACCCCTGGCATGAGCATCACGTGGCGCTCCCGGGCCTGCGCATCACTCTGGCGAACCCCCTCCATCGCCGCCACCTCGCCACTGAGATCCAGGTAATGAACCCCCGCGCGCAAGCAGGCGCTCACCATGGGAGAGCAAGTCGAGGAGAAAGGCCCCGCAGCGTGGAGAACAACCCGGATCCCACGCAGCGCCTCCTCCAGCCTCGCATCCAGGCGAGCTACCCGATACTCGAGCCCCAGGTCCGTAGCGAATGGGGCCAACCGAACTTCATCGCGGCCACACAGCACCGGGCGCAGCCCGCGGCTCTTCGCCGCGCGAGCAAGCAACCGTCCGGTGTAGCCAGTCGCTCCATAGATGAGCAAAGGATCAGAACTTCCCATCTTGGTTCCCCCTCAGCAGCCTACGACGGGACACCCGCTCCAATGCACGGCTGTGACTGGAAAAACAAGACATCTGACACATATTGATCAGAAGCAGAACCTAGACCTCCACACTGGTGAACGCTCCATGCTTCTCAGACAGCAGCCTGGCAATCCACCTCTGCTCCGCCCTCCAGGGCCGCTGGACCAAGAGCGCTCAGCCTTGTTGAGCGTGTTCCTCTACACCCGGCGCTGGGACATCCTCCCTCCTGGCATGAGGGGCCTCCAAAGCCTGGAGAACCTGCTCAACAGCTTCCCGCCGCACCTCCGTCCCCTCTCCCCAAGGAACGCCTTCGAAGAGCTCGTACATGAAGGAAACCGTTATCCCTGGCAGAGCGTGCATAATATGGCCGTCGCAAACCTGAGCACCCGAGCGTTCGATTTTACACAAAAAGTGGCACGCCAGCCGGACGAGGCACAGACCGAAGCGCTGAAGGATCTTGAACACCTGCTCGGTAGGGAAGGCGTGCAGTTGCTTAGCGACAAGCTTCGCTCGCAGCCTTCACTACGCGCAGCCGTCGCACAGTTCTCGCGATTGGCGTATGGCCTCTCCGAGATAGACTCGATGTGGGCCACTTTCGTACCGAGTCCCCAGGCCACGATAGACCTGGAGACGCTGGTTACGACCGTCCAAGACTCCGCACTTTCAGAGCTAGACTTCGACAAACTCGTGTCCGTGCTCGACCCACGGGAATGGAAGCAATCGAAGTTCTGGAGGAGATCTGACAGAGTCACGATCCTGCCGGGCCAATCCACGAGCCAGGTTATAATCGATACGCCTCCCTCCGGGAGTTCCTGGAGCGGGAATCTCTACGAGTATGTCGAGTGGAACTGGAACGTCTACTCGATCTCGGCATTTCAGGTGTACCTGAACATCCAGTTCGAAGTGATGCCTGAACCCAAAGGCCAGCGGGAGATCAACATGGACTTCTCGCTCCACTCATGCCGGGGCAGCATGCTCTACGCGCGGGTGGCGGACACGGGCGTCGACGTCGACAGCGGGTTCGTGCATGTGACCGAGAGACTCCCCGGTAAGTTCATCATCAACGCCGAGAAGCGGATCCGCTATTCCAACATCGTGGACAGCCGCTCCGCGCTCCAGGGATTTCCTGGGGGTGGAATGCTCCTTTCGCTCTTGGCTCCCGCCGTCGTAGGGCTCTGGATGCACGAACTCATCGCGCACATCTATTCGCGCGAGCGGATGGTCAATCTTCATCTCCAGTCTGAGTCCTCTGCCCCTCAGGGGGATGCCGTCCTGCGAGGAGGAATGAGCCATGACGAACTCTCGCATTGAGCCAGAGGTGGACTTCGGGGAACTCGGCGCCACTCCAGCCGTCCAGTTCTGGAACGCGATGCTGGGAGCCGTGAGTTCCCTTTGGCAGGAGCAGTTCTTGTACCTGTCGAGCCTCTCGACATCGGCCTTGACGGCCCAGAACCCCGGGGAGGTGATACAGAAAGGGCTACTGCGGCTGGCGATGAACTGGTTCTCGCTCGTTCCATTCCCGTTCGAGTGGTGGACACGCTACACCCAGCAGGTCCCCTCGGTGTTCTTCGTTCTGGACCAAGAGGCCCAGACCGCATCCCCTGTCACAGTGCCGCTCCCGATCGTGCTCGGAGAGCAGCAGAGAATCTCGGTAACGAAACTCCAGAAAGTTGGCGGGGGGGCCTTTCTGCCCGGTACTATCTTCAGCATCGAGTGCATAGACAGAACCCTGCTCCGAGTGAAGCCCGTCAGCCTCAAGCAAGGTAACGGGCTCAAGGAGCCCGGTCTCTATCTGGGCTTGATCTACACCCAAAACAACGGGGAGCGTCATCCGCTCGCGCTGCTGTGTGTGCTCCATGAGGAAACGGAAACCATCTCCTCACCCGAGCCCGGACCTGACTCTCAAACCTAGCAACAGGCGGGAGCTTCCGCCCCATGGCTGATTCCATCCACCCGAGTAGTGAGACGCCGCAGTTCCTCGAGACCGAACGCGTCCAGGATTCGGACTCGGATCTCCAGGATACGCTCCTGAGAAAGGCCGCCGAGAAGCTGTCCAAGGCCCCCATGCCGCTCCCCGGAGACCGTCTCGGAGGCCTGAGTGGTCACCGATATGAGATCCTTGAGACGCTGGGGGGCGGCGGAATGGGACGGATCTTCCGCGCCCTGGACCATGAGTTGCAACGCACCGTGGCCCTTAAGTTCCTTCTTCCCAGTGCGAGGCACACCAGTGTGAAGGGCGTCTCGCTGCTCCGCGAGGAAGCGCAGGCCATTGCCCGGCTTGACCACGAGAACATCGTCCGGGTCCACGATGTCTCCGAGTGGAGCCCTCTCCTCGCGAAGGATGGCCCTCTCGTCCCGATGAAGGTCCCCTTCCTGGTCATGGAGTACTTGGAGGGAGAGCCCCTGCATGCACTCTTGCAGCGGGAGAGGCCTGGCCTGCGGCGCACCTTCGAGATCATGACCGATGTGGCGAAGGGGCTAGCGCATGCGCACGAGCGTGGCCTCGTCCATCGGGATCTCAAACCGAGCAATGTCTTCCTGCTCGCCCATGGGAAGACCAAGCTCCTCGACTTTGGCCTCGCCTGGCTCCTGGCCGACGCCTCGCCCACCCCGAGCATGGCGGGAGTGGGAACGCCCGCGTACATGGCCCCGGAGCAATGGCGCGGGGAGCCCCCCGACACACGTGCGGACATCTGGGCTGCCGGGCTGCTCCTCTTCGAGCTGCTCACCGGAGAGCGCCCCTTCCCGAAGATGGGTTCCCG from Stigmatella aurantiaca includes the following:
- a CDS encoding RNA polymerase sigma factor, which encodes MRPNEREAWERRIHDLWRQGEVGTAVEVALSAYRPEYLKLLNSILHDRERSQEAYSSLSEALLRDLPAFRWECSFRTWSYRVARNVGYRLLASPMRREQPVSHGAFAHEVQPERSGTDPWLRTQVKDHFRALREQLHPHEQRILTLRVDQRMSWTEVARAMAGSDESLNTADLMRRATVLRQQFQRIKNRLRELAEQDGLLSQEDQPL
- a CDS encoding FAD-dependent oxidoreductase; protein product: MSRLLKLGQFATLAAVVEALGLMEGVLGRLRRYPENLLLQFHDTVASALRSQFERLVTGDDELRRLWEIIDLVLAVVRGTLRSGLLNDPRGFDAINDYDCREWLRLHGASEGSINSAFVRALYDLAFAYEEGDVKRPAIAAGQALRGALRAFFTYRGAFFWKMRAGMGDVVFAPFYEVLTRRGVRFEFFHRLESVRLVDPARLGVGEHPYVEALEFDVQAEVLGGGEYQPLVDVRGLPCWPAQPDYRQLVDGERLRQEGWKFESHWDRRKVRSRTLRMGEDFDLAILGVGGGAVRHVCRELVERDARWRQMVERVKSVPTQAFQIWMSAGMRELGWTEPPINISGFIEPFDTWADMSHLASEESWPRAPRSIAYFCSVLPDPPEEERDSPNFPEAQHERVRRHCVHFLNKDIVHLWPWACRVPGEFRWDLLMDPGGQPDATPLAEGEERFRSQYWTANVSPTDRYTLSLPGSLRFRVSPLDNTYDNLTVAGDWTDCGFNEGCVEAAVMSGRLAAHAISGAPRLDEIIGFDHP
- a CDS encoding polyprenyl synthetase family protein — encoded protein: MKEYLRGGRAHEGFDALVADYPERGGRSLRASLCLATARAFGARPSEALNSAVALELLHNAFLVHDDVEDESEARRGSPTLHLRHGVPIAVNVGDALAVLSLRPLIENVEALGSRLALRVLEEAERMARESVEGQALELWWRQHNVIELGEADYLRMVLKKTCWYSTIYPLRVGALIGTRDGVGLDRYLRFGFFVGAAFQIQDDLLNLVGDEARYGKEINGDILEGKRTLMLIHLLGAANAEERVLLSRMLGSPRAARTLEDIRWVRERMDRYGSIEYARQVAHGLAGAALHEFSLAYGDLPDSPDKRFIEALPTWVLERT